The Engystomops pustulosus chromosome 1, aEngPut4.maternal, whole genome shotgun sequence genome has a window encoding:
- the LAP3 gene encoding cytosol aminopeptidase, whose translation MLQPLRALLHRSVHRSCCRALSAQSYSSARKGLVLGVYEKNKEEDNVVLTQAGDTFDNAVSGKLRDQLTRSGPSLKKGKTRIFYGLHEEFPSVVVVGLGKPSAGVNEQELWDESKETIRTAVSVGCRHLQDLEIEHVEVDPCGDAQAAAEGAILGLYEYDELKTKKKTKVSPQLYASQDVDAWHKGVSYAEGQNLARYLMESPANYITPSKFAEILQQKIGGLGGNVKAFTRSKSWIEEQQMGAFLSVAKGSDEPPVFLEIHYTGSQDPNDSPLVFVGKGVTFDSGGISLKPSSGMDEMRADMGGAATVCSAILTAATLKLPINLIGLAPLCENMPSGRANKPGDVVRAKNGKTIQVDNTDAEGRLLLADALCYAHNFNARAIVNAATLTGAMVVALGSAATGVFTNSSWLWNHLQEASIVTGDRVWRMPLFDHYSKQVKDPALADLNNVGKDSRSGGACTAAAFLKEFVTIPHWAHLDIAGVMSNKDEVPYMRKGMSGRPTRTLVEFADRLSKDKKPT comes from the exons ATGCTGCAGCCTCTGAGGGCGCTGCTCCACAGGAGtgtacacaggagctgctgcagagccctATCCGCACAGTCCTACAGCTCTGCCCGAAAG GGTCTTGTCCTGGGTGTATATGAAAAGAATAAGGAGGAGGATAATGTGGTTCTCACGCAGGCGGGAGACACTTTTGATAATGCAGTTTCGGGGAAATTGCGGGATCAGCTGACAAG GTCTGGACCTTCCCTGAAGAAAGGGAAAACACGGATCTTTTATGGTTTACATGAG GAATTCCCCAGTGTTGTAGTAGTCGGCTTGGGGAAACCGTCAGCTGGGGTCAATGAACAGGAGCTCTGGGATGAAAGCAAGGAGACTATCAGGACAGCGGTATCCG TGGGCTGTAGGCACCTGCAGGACTTGGAGATTGAACATGTCGAAGTGGATCCTTGTGGAGATGCTCAGGCGGCAGCAGAAGGTGCTATACTCGGGTTGTATGAATATGATGAGCTGAAGACAAAGAAGAAGACAAAAGTCTCTCCCCAGCTTTATGCCAG TCAAGACGTAGATGCCTGGCATAAAGGAGTCTCCTATGCCGAGGGGCAAAACCTGGCTCGCTACTTGATGGAATCTCCAGCAAACTATATAACTCCTTCTAAGTTTGCTGAGATACTTCAACAGAAGATTGGAGGACTGGGAGGCAATGTGAAGGCGTTCACCAG ATCAAAGTCCTGGATAGAAGAGCAACAAATGGGAGCATTTTTAAGTGTGGCCAAAGGATCTGATGAACCTCCCGTTTTCCTGGAGATCCATTATACCGGCAGCCAGGACCCCAATGACTCCCCTCTGGTGTTTGTGGGGAAAGGAGTCACATTTGACAG TGGTGGGATATCCTTGAAGCCATCGTCTGGAATGGATGAAATGAGAGCGGATATGGGAGGAGCGGCCACTGTCTGTTCTGCCATCCTGACTGCTGCAACTCTCAAACTACCCATCAACCTCATTG GTTTGGCTCCATTGTGTGAGAACATGCCCAGCGGTAGAGCAAATAAGCCTGGGGATGTTGTGAGGGCCAAGAATGGGAAGACAATCCAG GTAGATAACACGGACGCTGAGGGGCGGCTACTGCTGGCGGACGCGCTCTGTTACGCGCACAACTTCAATGCGAGAGCCATAGTGAATGCAGCAACATTAACAG GTGCAATGGTTGTGGCACTGGGATCTGCAGCCACTGGAGTGTTCACCAATTCGTCCTGGCTTTGGAATCACCTTCAAGAG GCCAGTATAGTGACCGGGGATCGTGTATGGAGGATGCCTCTCTTTGATCACTACTCTAAACAAGTGAAGGACCCGGCTTTGGCAGACTTGAATAATGTTGGAAAAGATAGCAG ATCTGGCGGTGCATGCACGGCCGCTGCCTTCTTGAAGGAGTTTGTCACAATACCGCACTGGGCTCACCTGGACATCGCCGGAGTCATGTCTAACAAGGATGAAGTGCCTTACATGCGCAAGGGCATGTCCGGCCGACCCACAAGGACTTTAGTAGAATTTGCTGATCGTCTCAGTAAAGACAAGAAACCCACATAA
- the MED28 gene encoding mediator of RNA polymerase II transcription subunit 28: MASSLSGMFSSQPPGPPPPMQPGAGPGLMSTPPGAKNPNSTLVDELEASFEACFASLVSQDYVNGTDQEEIRTGVEQCIQKFLDVARQTECFFLQKRLQLSVQKPEQVIKEDVTELRSELQRKEGLIQKHLAKLRNWQQVLEDINGQHKKPSEMPQGPLAFLEQASANIPAPMKQT, from the exons ATGGCGTCTTCTCTCAGCGGGATGTTCTCCAGCCAGCCGCCCGGTCCTCCGCCTCCCATGCAGCCTGGAGCTGGACCCGGCCTCATGTCTACCCCTCCCGGAGCCAAGAACCCCAACAGCACCCTGGTGGACGAGCTGGAGGCCTCCTTCGAG GCCTGCTTTGCATCTCTTGTGAGTCAGGACTATGTGAACGGTACAGACCAGGAAGAGATCCGGACTG GTGTAGAACAATGCATCCAGAAGTTCCTGGATGTGGCCAGGCAAACCGAGTGTTTCTTCCTACAGAAGAGATTACAGCTCTCTGTCCAAAAGCCGGAGCAGGTTATAAAAGAG GATGTGACGGAGCTGAGGAGCGAGCTGCAGAGGAAGGAGGGGCTCATTCAGAAGCACCTGGCAAAACTACGCAACTGGCAGCAGGTTCTGGAAGACATCAATGGGCAACATAAGAAGCCCAGTGAGATGCCACAAGGACCTCTGGCATTTCTGGAGCAAGCCTCTGCCAATATCCCTGCTCCCATGAAGCAGACGTAG